CGTGAGGTTTCGGCATTGATAACACGTCGATAACGCCACATCGCGTTGATGATTTTCAGCACGAGATGTTCCTGAAGGATACCTACCGGTTTAAGCTCCTCCACCAGCGAGTCAACTAGTACTTCATACTGTTCTCTATCCTCGGTCAGGTGAGCCGATTTGAGAATCGCATCACAGGCATGAAGCCCGTGCTTGATTGCGTTTCGACTGGCCACCAACTTCCCTTCGGGCGTGACCGGCCCGGTCGATTTTTGAGCATTCCGCCTGTTGGACGCAATTTGTCTCTTACTCGCCGCCATAGACCTATCCTTTTCAGAACAGTCTGCAGATACATTCTACACCAAAGTTGTGGGGGAAATGTGGGAGCGGGCTGGCGGTCGTCATTGCCAGGAGCGAAGCGACGCGGCAATCTCGTCTTCTCTTGTGGCCTCTTCTATATCGTAGGTCAGGACTCCTGTCCCGAAGGGGTCGTCCTGAGCGCAGTCGAAGGACGAGGTTTCGACAATTGAGGTCACCAGAGCAAAGAATCCCGCGAAGCGCGGGATGTCGAAACCACAGGGGTTTCGACCTACTTTTCCCCTCAAGCCTATCCCAAGTGACTCTGCCAAAGCACCGCTGCGCGAGCCCCGCCCACAATTGCCTTATTAGGTCCTCTATCTGCCACTTATGTAGAACTCCCTTGGATTAGTTGCAAAGTCGCATCCCAATGTCGTTCGTACTACAGGGTTGTACTATAAGATGTTGTGGTCTCTTCTGTCAAGTATTAGTGGTAAGCGCCCCTCGACTCCGCTCGGGGTGACTGTGCTTGCTATTTCCCGGCAATTCCTGCGCAAAACCATGACCGTCTCGGTAAGGGTAAGGTCCCAGATTCGCAAAGCACGAGGAGGTCACTTAGCACAAAAAACAAAAGTACCCAAAACGAACCCAATCTGCCATAACCCTAAACGCGCAAACCTGCTACGGCGAATCCTTTCCGGGGGTGGCAGCTGGCCCCGTCTGCACCCTGTACCGTTGTGTCGGGTCTTGGACTCGCCGAAGGCGTGGGTGTGACCCGACACCGCCCCGCGTGGCGCACGAGGACGTACACCACGCACCAAATGTGTTAGAGTGGCACCCTCAAGCCTTGCTTGGGGGTGAATCCGGCAGTAACCCGACCCAAACAAGGTTTGAGTCGGCCACCCAAAGCAAAGAGTGTATGGCGTGTGCACCCCTCGACTCCGCTCGGGGTGACAGTCCGGCGCTATTCCAACCGTAGATCGGCGGTTCTAGTTGACAGATGGTCAATTCTTTTTATCTTAGCTGCCGTGAAACGAAGGATTGACAGATGAAAACGGAGACTGACTGTAGATTCCAGTCGCTCAGCCATCTGGTAGGCAACACTCCACTTCTGGAGATTTCCTTCGAGTTCAAAGGCAGCCGTCGTCGCCTTTTTGTCAAGGCCGAGCACATGAACATGACCGGCAGCATCAAGGACAGGATGGCGTTGCATATTCTCAAGCGAGCCTATGAGAAGGGGAAGCTGCGAAAGGGACAGACGATCATCGAAGCGACCTCTGGCAATACCGGAATATCGTTTGCGGGAATCGGTCGGGCGCTGGGCCATCCGGTGACGATTTTCATGCCCGATTGGATGAGCCGTGAGAGGGTGGCCTTGATCGAAAGCCTTGGCGCTGTTATTCGTCCGGTCACCCGGCAGGAGGGTGGCTTTCTGGGGAGTATTGAGATGGCCGAGAAGCTGGCCCAAGAGAATCCGGACAGTTTTCTTCCCTGTCAGTTTTCAAACAAGGACAATATCGAAGCGCACGCTGAGACGACCGGTCCGGAACTATGGTGGCAACTTCATTTCATGCAGCTTAAACCGGACGCCTTCGTGGCCGGCGTGGGGACGGGTGGCAGTATTATGGGGGTGGGCAGTTTCCTGAAGGCGCAATCGGAAGATATCAAAGCTCACCCGATGGAACCGGCTGAATCACCTACTTTGCGCACCGGTCACAAGATTGGACAGCATCGAATTCAAGGCATCTCAGATGAATTCATTCCCTCGATTCTGGATTTGGATTTTCTCGATGAGATCATAGACGTTCACGACGGTGATGCCATTATCATGGCTCAGAA
This DNA window, taken from Candidatus Zixiibacteriota bacterium, encodes the following:
- a CDS encoding cysteine synthase family protein; its protein translation is MKTETDCRFQSLSHLVGNTPLLEISFEFKGSRRRLFVKAEHMNMTGSIKDRMALHILKRAYEKGKLRKGQTIIEATSGNTGISFAGIGRALGHPVTIFMPDWMSRERVALIESLGAVIRPVTRQEGGFLGSIEMAEKLAQENPDSFLPCQFSNKDNIEAHAETTGPELWWQLHFMQLKPDAFVAGVGTGGSIMGVGSFLKAQSEDIKAHPMEPAESPTLRTGHKIGQHRIQGISDEFIPSILDLDFLDEIIDVHDGDAIIMAQKLAAQLGLAVGISSGANFIAALKVQERMSPETIVVTLFADSNKKYLSTDLLRKEPVRDGYLAPEIELLGFDSHKRVCNTCCDYPDCNQMLAQPRFASSN